From Corynebacterium pseudotuberculosis:
GTGTCGGAGGCTCCATCGACATGGAACGAGCGGTGGCAAGAAGTTACTAATGAGCTGCTGTCACAGTCTCAGGACCCGGAAAGTGGTATTTCCATTACGCGACAGCAAAGCGCCTACCTGCGTCTGGTTAAACCAGTTGCTTTTGTAGAGGGTATTGCCGTTTTAAGCGTTCCTCACGCCCGAGCGAAAAAAGAGATTGAAACTACGCTGGGACCTGTTATCACAGAGGTATTGTCTCGTAGACTAGGTCGACAATACAGTCTTGCAGTGAGCGTTCATGCTCCAGAGGAAAATCCAGAAGTATCCTCGGCCACTCCAGATGCTGTGTCTTATTACCAGGAACAATCTGCAGTTTCTGGACAATACGGAGCAACTTCAGCCAATGCTGACTTCCAGAATCAACAAAGCACGATATATCGCAAGCCACAGGAGTCGCAGTATCCTGTGACTTTTGGTGCTTCTTCATACGGAAATGAGAAGTACCAGGAAAATTCCCAAGACCAGGGCATTTCTCATCATCCTTATGGTTTTAATGAGGCTCAACGCATTGCTTCATCTGCCTCTCATGCTGTTCCGCAAAGTGGTTCTGAGCTACTGCACGATCCTGTTCACACACGCAGGACAGATGCTGCCCTAGACCAAAATTATCCGGGAAATACCGGGGGGTGGCGTACTGAGCATATTCAGGAACCCATGCCTACTGAGCAGATTCCTTCCGGCACGCCGCGTACTCGTGAGCAGCCATCGTTTAACCCGGATCGTGCGCTAGCGCTGAACCCGCACTACACATTTGATTCTTATGTGGTCAGCGATTCCAATAAGTTACCCTGCTCAGCAGCGATTGCTGTAGCAGAAAAGCCAGCCCGTGCTTACAATCCTCTTTTTATTTGGGGAGACTCAGGTTTAGGCAAAACCCACCTTATGCATGCAGTGGGTAACTACGCTCAATATTTAAATCCGCGTCTTCGCATTAAATATGTTTCTAGTGAGGAATTCACTAATGAATATATCAATTCAGTGCGAGATGACAGGCAGGAAGCATTCAAGCGTAAATATCGTGAACTAGATATCTTGATGGTCGATGATATTCAGTTCCTCCAGGGAAAAGAAGGAACCCAGGAAGAATTTTTTCATACGTTTAATGCGCTGTATCAGGCAAATAAACAGATTGTTTTATCCTCAGACAGGCCTCCGAAACAGCTGACTACCTTGGAAGATCGGCTACGTACGCGATTCCAGGCTGGCCTTATTGCAGATATTTACCCGCCAGATTTAGAAACTCGAATTGCGATTTTGATGAAGAAGGCGGCGTCGGAAAGCATTGTTGCTGATCGTGAGGCTATCGAGCTGATCGCGAGCCGTTTTAATACGTCGATCCGCGAATTAGAAGGCGCTTTTATTCGTGTTTCCGCGTATGCCTCGCTGATGTCTCCGGATAAGGGTAAACACCGTATTGATCTGCGGATAGCCGAAAAAGCACTCGAAGATATGATGCCGGAACAAGCAAATGAAGAGATTACGGCAACGACTATCCTTGCAGCTACTGCCGAGTACTTTGAGATGGATGTTAATGCGCTCAAAGGCAGTGGTAAGACTCGTGCAGTCGCGCACGCGCGTCAGCTAGCGATGTACCTTTGCCGCGAGCTTACAGATTTATCGCTGCCTAAGATCGGTGAACAATTTGGCGGTAAAGACCACACCACGGTGATGTATGCGGATCGAAAGATTCGTAAAGAAATCACCGAGAAGAAAGAAACTTATGATGAGATTCAGCTGCTCACGCAGCAGATTAAGAGTTCTTCTCGCGGATAAGCTCGTTACTAGTCTCTAAATAAAACTGCCTCCCAGAAAACAGTGGGAGGCAGTTTTATTTTGCCTTTTCGCACGGTCACAAAGATTTTAAAAGTAGTCCACAGAGTTATACACGCTGTGTAATTACAAACTTGTAATTCAGTGATACTCGACACATTTTTGGGATTTCCGACACCGAAAAACGTCTGTGGATAAAGCCCACATAAATGTGCAAGAATCAGCCCTGACCTGGGGATAAAATGTGGATAATCAGCCGGGGTAAAAAGTTATCCACAGGGCGTACATGTTATCCACCGAAATTCCACAGCCCCCTTCACAACTCAAAAATCTGCAACGACCGTAGGATTTCCCTCTCATTTCACAGAGTGCACAGGACTTACTGTTATTACCAACGATTTACTCTTAAAGGAACTAAGTAGAAAGAGGGGCTGGGGAATAACAACTTTTGCGGCTCGGCCTGCGGACTCGTTGGATTCTTGAAATTACAAAAATCTGGTGCTGCGGAGTTTTGCAGCCGAGCCAACCCGGGTACGGTTAGGTCTTGTAATTCCAAGATTCACTCAAGCGAGGAGCCCTCATACGCATGGACGCACAAGCTGTCTCATTCCGGGTCGAGAAGGAAGACCTTTCAGGTGCAGTGAGCTGGGTTGCGCGTAACCTGCCCACAAAGCCCACCCAACCCGTACTACGAGCCGTAGTCATCACAGCCGATGATGAAGGTCTAGAGTTTGCCGGCTTTGACTATGAGATCTCTACAAAAGTTCGTATTTCTGCAGATGTAAGCCAACCTGGACGAATAGCCGTTGCAGGAAAGCTGCTTTCAGACATCATCGGGACTTTGCCAGCAAAACCAGTAGAAATTTTTGTAGAGGGTAGCCAAGCTCTTGTGGTCTGTGGATCCTCTCGTTTTGAGCTTCCGCTTATTCCCTTGGACGAATATCCGATTTTGCCTAAGCTGCCTGCAGCAACAGGCGCCATCGATCCTAAACTTTTCGCAGACGCAGTGCTCCAAGTCGCAGCAGCAGCCGGAAAAGATGACACGCTGCCTATGCTGACCGGTATCCACATGGAGATCGACGGGGAAGACGTCACCCTCACAGCCACTGACCGCTTCCGTCTAGCTTTGCGACGTTTCCAATGGACTCCCGCTGTCCCCGACGCCAAGGCTGATCTGTTGATCCCCGCGAAAAATCTCTCGGACAACGCCCGAAGCCTTGATCAAAACTCGACTGATCCCGTGGAAATTGCCGTCGGCGCCGGGGAAAGCATCGGTTCAGAAGGCCTTTTTGGCATTCATATCGATAGCCGACAGACCACAACCCGTATGCTAGACGCGGATTTCCCCAATGTGAATCCGCTGCTGCCTAAAGTCCATAAGTCAATGGCAAGCGTTGAAATTTCCGCATTAGCAGACGCAATTCGCCGTGTTGCTTTAGTTGCTGAAAGAAACGCGCAGATCAGACTCCAATTTTCTAAGAACGAAGTGATTTTGTCGGCGGGCGGATCTGATGCCGGCCACGCAGAAGAATCGGTTCCTTGTGCATATACAGGCGATGAGGATTTCCTGATCGCTTTTAACTCCGGTTACTTACGCGATGGTCTAAGCGTGATCAAGACAAACCGCGTGGTCTTCGGATTTACCGAGCCTTCTCGTCCTGCAATCATGATCCCGGAACCCGAGGAGCTGCCGGAAGCTGATTCTGATGGCACGTTCCCCACGCCTAATACTGACTTCACATACCTTTTGATGCCGGTTCGACTACCAGGATAAAAGCGAAAACTGCTGGTGAGAGGCTCCCTGCTTCTCACCAAAGACAGCAAGCCAGAGGTAATTACCGTGTACATTCGCGAGCTATCGCTCCGAGATTTTCGTTCGTGGGCAGACTGCCACGTGAATCTTGAACCGGGTGTCACGGTTTTTGTCGGACGCAATGGTTTTGGAAAGACAAACATTGTTGAGGCCATCGGATATATTGCGCATTTGGGTTCTCATCGAGTCTCCCAAGACTCTCCGCTAGTTCACCAAGGCAAAGACTCTGCCCGGGTATCTGTTACTGCTGTTAACCAGGGGCGTGAGCTCACCGCTCATATGCTGATTAAAAGTAAGGGCACCAATCAGGCTCAGATCAATAGAACCCGATTGAAGTCTCCTAGAGGCCTTTTAGGCGTGGTTCGGACTGTCTTGTTTTCTCCTGAGGACCTGAGCCTAGTCCGTGGTGAGCCGGGGGAGCGTCGACGCTATCTAGATCATATTGTTGCTACGAGAAAACCCCGGTTAGCTGGCGTAAAAGCTGATTATGACAAAGTTTTAAAGCAACGAAATTCGCTGTTAAAAACAGCTAGTGCATCGCTTCGCCGAGGTTACGGCGCGGATGATGGAACTCTATGCACACTGGACGTGTGGGATGCTCAGCTTGCTCGGCTTGGCAGCGAGCTCATACACGCTCGACACAGCCTCGTTGAAGAGCTCACTCCGCTTGTTCACTCCGCATATGCCCGAATTGCTCCTGAGTCACGGCCAGCTCGCATTAACTATGAATCTACGGTTCCTGTGCCGGTTGCTGTAACGGATGCCGAGGAGGCGTCGTCAAGCATTCCTGACCTGGATGTACTGGAAGCCTCCATGCTTTCGCAACTGGGAGTGCAGCGAAAAAAGGAGATTGATAGGGGATTAACCCTGGTAGGGCCACATCGAGACGACTTAGCCGTTTTATTGGGCGACTATCCAGCTAAAGGTTACGCAAGCCACGGGGAAACCTGGTCGATGGCGTTAGCTTTGCGGTTAGCAGAATTTCACCTGCTTAGTGCAGACGGTTCTGAGCCTATTCTGATACTCGACGATGTTTTCGCGGAACTAGACTCCAAACGCAGACAAAAACTCGTGGGGATAGCCATGGAAGCAGAACAAGTACTGATTACGGCCGCTGTAGGTGACGATCTGCCAGATAACTTGGCAGAATCAGTGGTACATCGTCATACGGTGACCATGACCGATACATCAGAAGGGCGTATTTCTGAGTTGGACAAGGAAGGAACGAGCGATGAGCAATAAACCTGCTGATGCTGGATCAGAAGATCCCGTAGCAGAGGCATTTGCTGCTATTCGTGCGGAAGCCCAGCGGCGCACAGGGCGCATCCCCGATCTCTCCGTCCAAGCTCCGCGTTCTGGTTTAAAGCTTAATCACGCCCCAGCTGCACCTCGCAAACACCAAAAAACAGGAAAACCAACTGGCCTGGATGGTCGCAGATTACGTCGCTCTTACGACGTTGAGCCCGTGGGATCTGTGCTGAGCAAAGAAATTCAACGCAGGGGTTGGAAACACGGGATTGCCGGCGGCTGGGTGCATTCGCACTGGGATGAACTGGTGGGAGAAAAAATAGCAGCACACACTAAAGTAGAAATGCTCAAGGATAAGTCCCTTTTTATATCCTGTAATTCTACAGCTTGGGCCACAAATTTACGCATGATGCAGCGTACTATTTTGCAGGCTATTGCGGAGAAAGTGGGACCTGACGTAGTGGCCGAGCTCAAAATTTTTGGCCCTAAGACACCTAGCTGGCGCCATGGTCCGTTACATGTGAAAGGTCGCGGTCCACGCGATACATACGGATAAACCGGGGAGAACTGTTATGGAAACGTCTAATTCACCCCTATTTTGCCGTTGTAAGCGTGTGAATGCATTCCCTGTAGGGAGGTAGGCAGTGTAAGATGGAACGGTCTAAGCGTATTTAATAACAAGGAGTGCTCGTTCCGTGGCAACCGCTGAACATGAATATGGCGCCTCATCCATTACGATCCTTGAGGGTCTAGAGGCTGTACGTAAGCGCCCCGGTATGTACATCGGCTCGACCGGTGAACGCGGCCTACACCATTTGGTGTGGGAGGTCGTGGATAACTCCGTAGACGAGGCAATGGCTGGTCACGCCACGCACGTTGACGTCACTCTGTTGGAAGACGGCGGAGTGGAGGTCGTGGATAACGGCCGAGGCATCCCCGTCGATATGCATGCCTCTGGTGCACCGACGGTTCAGGTCGTTATGACGCAGCTCCATGCTGGTGGCAAATTCGATTCTGATTCCTATGCGGTTTCCGGTGGTCTCCACGGCGTGGGTATCTCTGTGGTCAACGCTCTATCCACTCGCGTTGAGGCCGACATTAAACTTCATGGCAAACATTGGTATCAAAACTTCTCCAATGCCGTTCCAGACGAGCTAGTCCAAGGTGGAAATGCACGGGGAACAGGAACCACCATTCGGTTCTGGCCAGATGCTGAGATCTTTGAAACCACCACCTTTAAGTTCGACATCATCGCTCGTCGTTTGCAGGAAATGGCGTTCCTGAATAAGGGACTGACCCTTTCTCTGACGGATAAGCGCGTGAGCGATGAAGAACTTGAGCTGGAGGCAATCGCTGATGAAGGCGATACTGCAGAGAACGTTTCTCTAGAAAAAATAGACTCCGATGCCGATGGGAACATTGAAGCCCCTGCTGCTCCGAAGAAACGGGAGAAGAAAAAGGTCTTTTATTACCCCGAGGGACTCAAAGACTATGTCGCGCATCTGAATAAATCTAAGCAGGTCATTCACCCCACTATCGTTGCCTTTGAAGCCAAAGGTGATGATCACGAGGTTGAAGTGGCTATGCAATGGAACAATGGTTATGCGCAAAGCGTGCATACCTTTGCCAACACCATCAACACGATTGAAGGTGGCACCCATGAAGAAGGGTTCCGTGCCGCGCTTACAACGTTGATGAACCGCTACGCGCGTGAACACCGACTGCTCAAAGAAAAAGAATCTAATCTCACTGGTGACGATTGCCGTGAAGGGCTTTCCGCAGTTATTTCCGTCAGAGTGGGTGATCCCCAATTTGAAGGGCAGACTAAGACAAAACTCGGTAATACTGAGGTAAAAGGCTTTGTTCAGCGCATGGTCAATGAGCATGTAGCAGATTGGCTGGACGCTAACCCCGCAGAAGCAAAGACCATTATCAATAAAGCCGTGTCTTCTGCTCATGCGCGTATGGCGGCACGTAAAGCCCGTGATCTGGTGCGCCGTAAATCTGCAACGGATCTTGGTGGTCTTCCAGGTAAATTGGCAGATTGCCGCTCCAAGGACCCGGTGAAGTCTGAACTTTATGTGGTAGAGGGCGATTCTGCAGGTGGTTCCGCTAAAGCCGGTCGAGATTCCCTATACCAGGCTATCCTTCCGTTGCGTGGAAAAATCCTGAATGTGGAAAAAGCACGGTTGGATAAGGTGCTCAAGAACGCCGAGGTTCAGGCAATTATTACTGCTTTGGGCACAGGCATCCATGATGAGTTTGACATCAACAAGCTGCGGTACCACAAGATTGTTCTTATGGCCGATGCTGACGTTGACGGATCCCACATTGCTACGCTGCTGCTTACCTTGTTGTTCCGATTCATGCCACAGCTTATCGAGGAAGGCCACGTTTATCTGGCTCAACCGCCGCTGTACAAGCTCAAGTGGGGTAAGGGCGACCCCGGCTTTGCTTATTCGGATGCCGAGCGCGACTCGCTTTTGGAAGAAGGCTTAGCGCAGGGGCGCAAGATCAACAAAGATGATGGAATCCAGCGTTATAAGGGTCTAGGCGAGATGAACGCCAGCGAGCTGTGGGAAACCACGCTTGACCCCGAGTTCCGCGTACTGCGCCGAGTGGACATCAATGATGCACAGCGTGCTGATGAAATTTTCTCCATCCTGATGGGCGATGACGTTGCAGCTCGTCGTAGCTTTATCACGCGTAGAGCAAAAGACGTTCGCTTCCTTGACATTTAGGCTAAGAGACTAAAAAACAGGTCGACTCCGAGAAAACTTCGGAGTCGACCTGAACGCGTTTAGTAGTAGATCTACGCGCTGTTACATATGGTTTTGCATGATACGTCCAAGGCCTTCGACATTGGGCTCGATGAATCCGGCAGCTTTGCCGCGAAGCGAGCTATATGCCTTTTTAAGCGCCGGAACGTCGATTTTTTCTGCGTTACGGTCAGCCATAACAAGCAATTCGCTGGATACCTCTGTTTTGCGTTCTGCAAGGAAAACACCAAAATCAGTGGCGCCTGATTCTTCGAACTGAGTCCAATAAGGATCCAGAACCTCGATGACATCGGGGAGGAGGCGGTTAGCAGCTTTTGTGACGATATCGCTGTTGACTGCTTTTGCTGCCCCTATGGCACCTTTAAATGCCATTCCGGAGATTCCTTTTTGCTCAGCAACGGTTGTCTCGATGAATGCAGAAAGCTCTGCGCCCACGGTGGCATGCTTGGTTTCGAGGAGGGACTTCAGACTCGACATATATGTATGTGACCTTTCACAATGATGGCTTATACAGAGATACTTAGGTTATCGCTTGATTATATATAAAGCGACCTCCGTTGTTGGCCACACCAGAGATTGATATGCCCAACAACGGAGGTCGCTCGCGTTGTCATTCTTCCGCCACAGGAAACGCATTTTTTGAACAGTCGAATTATTCACTGCCGTTTACTGTAATCACAACAGTCACAGATGTTACATGATTTAACTCTTTTGCGGCAATAAAATGACGCAAAAACATCTGCCCTGCTTGCCTTTTGTTATTAAAACTATTTCTGTGGGGCTCTAAAAGCTAAGCGTTCAAGTCTTTTAATACCCGGGAAAGAAATATTCCGAAAGATTCGTTGCCTCTGGTGAGCGGGGATACCTGGGGGACGAAAGATCGGAGATATTCCGACTGCTGCGCAGGTGAGGAAAAGGGGGAGGATCCTTCAAAGGAAGCTGTTGTCACTGCTGCGATTGCCGCAATTGCGGCAAAGTCGTTGATTGTGGCGTTGCAGGTGCTGCAGAAGTCGTCGGCAAGCATAAGTACCTGCTCTGGAGACAGGCCTCTCATGGCCGGTTTCCGCGTATGCGGCGTTCAGTAGCTGTGAATGCGGGGAGGTGGGCGCGGGCCAACTCGCGTATTTCAGAGTCTGCTAGAGCGCGTACTGCGGTGTTGATGATGGCTCGCACAGCTGCTTCGTGTTTGCTGGATCCTTGAATTTCGGCGAGCAGTGTAAGAGCCCGGTCCTGTTCTGGGGTTAGTCGTAGAGTCATTGCCACAGGGGAATGGTATCAGTTTGGTAGCAAAAATAGGGCTAGATATGTCTAGATCACGCTTTAATGGGGTACTGGGCAGGTTTAACAGATAGAATCGAAGAGTTAAGTTCTCAGCGACATATTCGAACCGCTGTGTAAGGCTGTTCGGACATACCTAGAAAAGGTGACATATGAGCGACGATCTCTTGGGCGGCGAGGGATTCGATCGGATTCATCCGATCGACCTCAACGAGGAGATGGAGACCAGCTACATCGATTATGCGATGTCAGTTATTGTCGGACGTGCTTTGCCGGAGGTCCGTGATGGACTGAAGCCGGTACACCGCCGCATTCTTTACGCAATGTATGACTCTGGTTATCGCCCAGAACGCGGATACGTAAAATCCGCCCGTCCAGTGTCGGATACCATGGGTCAATTCCACCCTCATGGCGACTCAGCGATTTATGACACCCTGGTTCGTCTTGCCCAAGATTGGAACATGCGTTATCCGCTTGTCGACGGCCAAGGTAACTTCGGTTCCCGCGGTAACGACGGCCCCGCCGCCATGCGTTATACGGAGTGTCGACTCACTCCGTTGGCTATGGAAATGGTCCGGGATATTCGCGAAAATACCGTCGATTTTTCCCCAAACTATGACGGTAAAACCCAAGAACCGGATGTTCTTCCATCGCGCGTTCCTAACCTTTTGATGAACGGCTCAAACGGCATCGCCGTGGGTATGGCAACCAACATCCCGCCTCACAATCTCAACGAGCTTGCCGACGCCATCTTCTGGCTCCTGGAAAACCCAGATGCGGATGAAGCCGCAGCTCTTGAAGCATGCATGTCCTATGTAAAGGGGCCGGATTTCCCTACCTCTGGGCAGATCGTTGGTTCTCAAGGTATCAATGACGCCTACACCACTGGCCGCGGATCTATTCGTATGCGGGGTGTGACTTCCATTGAGGAAGAAGGTAGTCGCCAGATCATTGTGATCACGGAGCTTCCGTATCAGGTGAATCCGGACAATATGATTTCTAACATCGCGGAGCAGGTGCGTGATGGAAAACTTGCCGGTATCTCCAAGATCGAGGATGAGTCCTCGGATCGCGTGGGTATGCGTATCGTGGTCACACTTAAGCGCGACGCCGTGCCGCGCGTTGTACTGAATAACCTGTACAAGCATTCCCAGCTGCAGACTAACTTTGGCGCGAATATGCTTTCCATCGTTGATGGCGTGCCACGCACCTTACGTCTAGATCAGATGCTGCGTTATTACGTTACGCATCAGATTGAAGTCATTGTTCGTCGTACACAGCATCGCCTCGAAGAAGCTGAGAAGCGTGCTCATATTCTGCGTGGTCTGGTTAAGGCCCTGGATATGCTCGACGAGGTTATTGCTTTGATCCGACGGTCGGCCACAGTTGACGTTGCGCGCAGCGGATTGATCGACCTGCTTACTATCGATGAGATTCAAGCTGATGCTATTTTGGCTATGCAATTGCGCCGTTTGGCAGCTCTTGAGCGACAGAAGATCATCGATGAGCTGGCAGAAATTGAAATTGAAATTGCTGATTACAAGGATATCCTTGCTAAGCCGGAGCGTCAGCGTGCCATCGTTCGCGATGAGCTTAAAGAGATCGTGACTAAGTACGGCGATGAGCGTCGTACGCAAATTATTGCGGCCACGGGGGACGTTACTGAAGAAGACCTCATTGCTCGTGAAAACGTGGTGGTGACCATTACTTCTACCGGTTACGCTAAGCGCACCAAAGTGGATGCTTATAAGTCTCAGCGTCGTGGAGGTAAAGGCGTACGCGGCGCAGAGCTTAAGCAGGATGACGTGGTTCGGCACTTCTTTGTCTGCTCCACGCACGACTGGATCTTGTTCTTTACCAACTTTGGCCGAGTCTATCGGCTCAAAGCATACGAGCTCCCAGAAGCTTCCCGTACCGCGCGCGGCCAACATGTGGCTAACTTGCTGGAATTCCAGCCGGAAGAGCGCATTGCTCAGGTTATCCAGCTGCAGTCGTATGAAGACGCCCCATACCTGGTACTCGCCACTGCTCAGGGGCGTGTAAAGAAGTCGCGCCTGTCCGACTATGAGTCCAACCGTTCCGGTGGTTTGATTGCTATCAACCTGGGAGAAGAAGACAAACTTATTGGTGCAGCTCTTTGCTCCAATGATGACGAGCTGCTCTTGGTCTCTGAAGAAGGCCAGTCGATCAGGTTCAGCGCTGATGATGATCAGTTGCGTCCTATGGGGCGTGCTACAGCTGGCGTGAAGGGCATGCGTTTCCGAGGCGACGATCAGCTGCTGGCTATGACCGTAGTGCGTTCGGATGCTTATCTTCTTGTCGCAACGTCAGGCGGCTATGGAAAGCGCACTTCGCTTGAGGAATACTCCCAGCAGGGTCGTGGTGGACTTGGCGTGGTTACCTTCAAGTACACGCCAAAGCGTGGCAAGCTTATCGCTGCGGTGGTCGTTGATGAAGATGACCAGATCTTTGCTATCACATCCGCGGGCGGAGTTATCCGTACTGAGGTCAACCAGATTCGCCCAAGTTCGCGAGCCACCATGGGTGTACGCTTGGTCAATCTAGAAGACGGTGTGGAGCTGCTTGCTATCGACCGCAACGTTGAAGGTGAAGGCGAAGAAACTGCTGAGGCAGTTGCCACGGGAGCTATCGACGGTCCCGCAGATCGTGGTCGTCAGACCGAAGTGAACATTGAGCCTGAAGGAGCAGACCAGTAATGGCAACACGTCATGTTGTTATAACTCGAATTTCGCCTGTGTCGGCGTTTAAGACCGCTCTATCTTTGTCCCTTATCGGTTTAGCTGCCTGGGTCATTTGCGTGGCGCTTTTATATCTTGGAATGCAGGCTGTAGGCGTATGGGACAACGTCAACGAGGTTATTGGTGGCGTTGGTGGTAGCCAAATAGTTACGTTTGGTCTAGTCCTCAGCGTGGCTGCGTTGATGGGTGCTATTACCTCCATCATCGTGACTGTTCTCGCGCCTCTCGGTGCGATTATCTACAACGCAATCGTGGATCTCTTCGGTGGCCTTGCCATCACGTATCGTGAAGAAAACGATTAGTTAGGTGTTGTGACATAAAACGAGGCCTCTTGCTGCGGACATGGAAAACATGATTCCCCGGCAAGAGGCTGTCTTTATTGTCTTTTGTAATGGGATAGCGGTTGTTGGAAGTGTGTAAATATGTGCTATAAGCAGGCGATTTGCTAACTTTCATGGTTTCTAGGTAAAGTTCTATCTCGTTCCCAGGGCCTATAGCTCAGTCGGTTAGAGCGCATCGCTGATAACGATGAGGTCGCAAGTTCGATTCTTGCTAGGCCCACCAGGAACAACGGGGCATTAGCTCAATTGGTAGAGCACCTGCTTTGCAAGCAGGAGGTCAGGAGTTCGATTCTCCTATGCTCCACAGACAAGGACCCAAGCTTAAAGCTTGGGTCCTTTTTGTTGTAATGATCTTAGGCACATCCCCTTAAAGCACTTTTGCGTCGATATTAGAATGGGCTAAATGACTAGAGTTTCGACGCCTCGGAAATCCCGTCGCTCGCCAGGATGGATACCTAACCAGCATGGGGCATGGTTTATGGTGACTGTTCCTGCCATCATCGGC
This genomic window contains:
- the dnaN gene encoding DNA polymerase III subunit beta, yielding MDAQAVSFRVEKEDLSGAVSWVARNLPTKPTQPVLRAVVITADDEGLEFAGFDYEISTKVRISADVSQPGRIAVAGKLLSDIIGTLPAKPVEIFVEGSQALVVCGSSRFELPLIPLDEYPILPKLPAATGAIDPKLFADAVLQVAAAAGKDDTLPMLTGIHMEIDGEDVTLTATDRFRLALRRFQWTPAVPDAKADLLIPAKNLSDNARSLDQNSTDPVEIAVGAGESIGSEGLFGIHIDSRQTTTRMLDADFPNVNPLLPKVHKSMASVEISALADAIRRVALVAERNAQIRLQFSKNEVILSAGGSDAGHAEESVPCAYTGDEDFLIAFNSGYLRDGLSVIKTNRVVFGFTEPSRPAIMIPEPEELPEADSDGTFPTPNTDFTYLLMPVRLPG
- the gyrB gene encoding DNA topoisomerase (ATP-hydrolyzing) subunit B, whose product is MATAEHEYGASSITILEGLEAVRKRPGMYIGSTGERGLHHLVWEVVDNSVDEAMAGHATHVDVTLLEDGGVEVVDNGRGIPVDMHASGAPTVQVVMTQLHAGGKFDSDSYAVSGGLHGVGISVVNALSTRVEADIKLHGKHWYQNFSNAVPDELVQGGNARGTGTTIRFWPDAEIFETTTFKFDIIARRLQEMAFLNKGLTLSLTDKRVSDEELELEAIADEGDTAENVSLEKIDSDADGNIEAPAAPKKREKKKVFYYPEGLKDYVAHLNKSKQVIHPTIVAFEAKGDDHEVEVAMQWNNGYAQSVHTFANTINTIEGGTHEEGFRAALTTLMNRYAREHRLLKEKESNLTGDDCREGLSAVISVRVGDPQFEGQTKTKLGNTEVKGFVQRMVNEHVADWLDANPAEAKTIINKAVSSAHARMAARKARDLVRRKSATDLGGLPGKLADCRSKDPVKSELYVVEGDSAGGSAKAGRDSLYQAILPLRGKILNVEKARLDKVLKNAEVQAIITALGTGIHDEFDINKLRYHKIVLMADADVDGSHIATLLLTLLFRFMPQLIEEGHVYLAQPPLYKLKWGKGDPGFAYSDAERDSLLEEGLAQGRKINKDDGIQRYKGLGEMNASELWETTLDPEFRVLRRVDINDAQRADEIFSILMGDDVAARRSFITRRAKDVRFLDI
- a CDS encoding DUF6918 family protein; translation: MSSLKSLLETKHATVGAELSAFIETTVAEQKGISGMAFKGAIGAAKAVNSDIVTKAANRLLPDVIEVLDPYWTQFEESGATDFGVFLAERKTEVSSELLVMADRNAEKIDVPALKKAYSSLRGKAAGFIEPNVEGLGRIMQNHM
- the dnaA gene encoding chromosomal replication initiator protein DnaA, with amino-acid sequence MSEAPSTWNERWQEVTNELLSQSQDPESGISITRQQSAYLRLVKPVAFVEGIAVLSVPHARAKKEIETTLGPVITEVLSRRLGRQYSLAVSVHAPEENPEVSSATPDAVSYYQEQSAVSGQYGATSANADFQNQQSTIYRKPQESQYPVTFGASSYGNEKYQENSQDQGISHHPYGFNEAQRIASSASHAVPQSGSELLHDPVHTRRTDAALDQNYPGNTGGWRTEHIQEPMPTEQIPSGTPRTREQPSFNPDRALALNPHYTFDSYVVSDSNKLPCSAAIAVAEKPARAYNPLFIWGDSGLGKTHLMHAVGNYAQYLNPRLRIKYVSSEEFTNEYINSVRDDRQEAFKRKYRELDILMVDDIQFLQGKEGTQEEFFHTFNALYQANKQIVLSSDRPPKQLTTLEDRLRTRFQAGLIADIYPPDLETRIAILMKKAASESIVADREAIELIASRFNTSIRELEGAFIRVSAYASLMSPDKGKHRIDLRIAEKALEDMMPEQANEEITATTILAATAEYFEMDVNALKGSGKTRAVAHARQLAMYLCRELTDLSLPKIGEQFGGKDHTTVMYADRKIRKEITEKKETYDEIQLLTQQIKSSSRG
- a CDS encoding DUF721 domain-containing protein, with protein sequence MSNKPADAGSEDPVAEAFAAIRAEAQRRTGRIPDLSVQAPRSGLKLNHAPAAPRKHQKTGKPTGLDGRRLRRSYDVEPVGSVLSKEIQRRGWKHGIAGGWVHSHWDELVGEKIAAHTKVEMLKDKSLFISCNSTAWATNLRMMQRTILQAIAEKVGPDVVAELKIFGPKTPSWRHGPLHVKGRGPRDTYG
- the recF gene encoding DNA replication/repair protein RecF (All proteins in this family for which functions are known are DNA-binding proteins that assist the filamentation of RecA onto DNA for the initiation of recombination or recombinational repair.), with protein sequence MYIRELSLRDFRSWADCHVNLEPGVTVFVGRNGFGKTNIVEAIGYIAHLGSHRVSQDSPLVHQGKDSARVSVTAVNQGRELTAHMLIKSKGTNQAQINRTRLKSPRGLLGVVRTVLFSPEDLSLVRGEPGERRRYLDHIVATRKPRLAGVKADYDKVLKQRNSLLKTASASLRRGYGADDGTLCTLDVWDAQLARLGSELIHARHSLVEELTPLVHSAYARIAPESRPARINYESTVPVPVAVTDAEEASSSIPDLDVLEASMLSQLGVQRKKEIDRGLTLVGPHRDDLAVLLGDYPAKGYASHGETWSMALALRLAEFHLLSADGSEPILILDDVFAELDSKRRQKLVGIAMEAEQVLITAAVGDDLPDNLAESVVHRHTVTMTDTSEGRISELDKEGTSDEQ